From Candidatus Omnitrophota bacterium, a single genomic window includes:
- the efp gene encoding elongation factor P, with protein sequence MVIDAQHVKPGKGAAFVRAKCRNMKTGNVLEKTFRGDEKIEVAFVEERKLQYQYQSGGMFHFMDQETFEEIAIPEESIGDNKKFLQDNLEVSGYFYKHDTLSVNLPNFIIFTIMHTEPGIKGDTAKSGTKPAEVETGATIQVPLFINEGDKVKIDTRTGGYVERVS encoded by the coding sequence ATGGTTATTGACGCTCAACATGTTAAACCCGGCAAAGGTGCGGCTTTTGTACGCGCCAAATGCAGGAACATGAAAACCGGCAATGTTCTTGAAAAAACTTTTCGAGGCGATGAAAAAATAGAAGTTGCCTTTGTTGAAGAAAGAAAGCTTCAATATCAATATCAATCCGGCGGGATGTTCCATTTCATGGATCAAGAGACTTTTGAAGAAATTGCAATCCCCGAAGAAAGCATCGGAGATAATAAAAAATTCCTTCAAGACAACCTTGAAGTTTCCGGATATTTTTATAAACATGACACCTTAAGCGTTAATCTTCCTAATTTTATCATATTTACAATCATGCACACGGAGCCGGGCATTAAAGGAGACACAGCAAAAAGCGGGACAAAACCTGCTGAAGTTGAAACAGGGGCCACTATTCAAGTTCCGTTATTTATTAACGAAGGCGACAAGGTTAAAATTGACACACGCACCGGTGGATACGTTGAAAGGGTCTCCTAA
- a CDS encoding Xaa-Pro peptidase family protein, which produces MTLQIQNIRKKIAQKKIDCLLVTSATNISYLTQTPSRDSYFLISKNRLFYLTDSRYTEEAKKRLGREIIIKKIDGAITQTLVEICLEINAKRIGFEERNLSFSGYKKIKTAFGKKVSLIPTQDLVENLREVKSVEELKKIRKAIAITKEALNFAKRVIKPGKKELEVVAELERFIRYHGAKASAFDIIVASGANSSFPHHISSQKRIRNNELVLVDIGVDYEGYKSDLTRIFFLGRISVYARSIYDLVLKANRSAINAIKPGTLIAKIDSQARSTISQKGFGEYFGHSLGHGVGLDIHEKPTISGKNQEKLTPGMVFTVEPAIYLPGKFGIRIEDMVLVTKKGCEVLSGSIN; this is translated from the coding sequence ATGACCTTACAAATACAAAATATCAGAAAAAAGATTGCTCAGAAAAAAATAGATTGCTTACTTGTAACTTCCGCGACAAATATTTCCTATCTTACTCAAACCCCAAGCCGTGATTCCTACTTTCTAATCAGCAAAAATAGGCTGTTTTATCTTACGGATTCAAGATACACAGAAGAAGCAAAAAAACGGCTTGGACGCGAAATCATAATTAAAAAGATTGATGGGGCTATTACGCAAACCTTAGTTGAGATTTGCCTTGAAATAAATGCAAAACGGATAGGCTTTGAAGAAAGGAATCTTTCTTTTAGCGGTTACAAAAAAATAAAAACAGCTTTTGGGAAAAAAGTCAGCTTAATCCCAACACAAGATTTGGTTGAGAACTTAAGAGAGGTAAAATCTGTTGAAGAATTAAAGAAAATCCGCAAAGCTATTGCAATCACTAAAGAAGCGCTAAATTTTGCAAAGAGGGTAATCAAACCGGGAAAGAAAGAACTAGAAGTTGTAGCTGAACTTGAACGTTTCATAAGATATCATGGCGCAAAGGCTTCGGCTTTTGACATAATAGTTGCCTCAGGCGCAAATTCCAGCTTTCCGCACCACATCTCTTCGCAAAAAAGAATTAGGAATAACGAACTTGTGTTAGTAGACATTGGGGTAGATTACGAAGGCTATAAATCAGACTTGACAAGAATTTTCTTTTTAGGTAGAATTAGTGTTTACGCAAGAAGCATTTACGACTTAGTGCTTAAGGCAAATAGAAGCGCCATAAATGCAATCAAGCCTGGAACTTTGATTGCCAAGATTGATTCACAAGCGCGCAGCACCATCAGTCAAAAGGGCTTCGGAGAATACTTTGGGCATAGCCTAGGGCATGGAGTAGGGCTGGATATCCACGAAAAACCAACAATATCCGGCAAAAATCAGGAAAAATTAACCCCGGGAATGGTCTTTACAGTTGAACCAGCAATTTATTTACCGGGGAAATTTGGAATAAGAATAGAAGATATGGTTTTAGTAACCAAGAAAGGATGCGAGGTGTTAAGTGGCTCTATCAATTAA
- the aroQ gene encoding type II 3-dehydroquinate dehydratase, whose product MKKILVIHGPNLDLLGQREPAVYGRVTLKEINAELNKLAKKNKVSLKIIQSNHEGEIVDLIGKAKKTFQAILINPAAYTHTSVAIRDAIAASGVITVEVHLSNIYSREEFRHKSLISPVAKGTILGFGAKSYLLGLMALIDLINAK is encoded by the coding sequence ATGAAAAAGATATTAGTCATACATGGGCCTAATCTTGATCTTTTGGGGCAACGAGAACCTGCCGTATACGGAAGAGTTACTTTAAAAGAAATTAACGCAGAATTAAATAAGCTGGCCAAGAAAAATAAGGTTTCGCTTAAAATCATCCAATCAAACCATGAAGGCGAAATCGTAGACTTAATCGGTAAGGCCAAAAAAACTTTTCAGGCAATACTGATAAACCCGGCTGCCTATACACATACAAGCGTTGCAATAAGAGATGCAATTGCTGCTTCAGGAGTCATTACCGTAGAAGTGCATCTTTCAAATATCTACTCAAGGGAAGAATTCAGGCATAAATCTTTAATCAGCCCGGTTGCCAAAGGAACCATCCTTGGTTTTGGGGCAAAAAGCTATCTATTAGGGCTTATGGCCTTGATTGATTTAATTAATGCTAAATGA
- a CDS encoding Trm112 family protein, with the protein MIDKELLDILACPACKADVELKDNKIVCKKCGKKYPIKDGIPVMLIDEAEN; encoded by the coding sequence ATGATTGACAAGGAATTATTAGATATTCTTGCCTGCCCTGCCTGTAAAGCTGATGTTGAATTAAAAGACAACAAAATAGTCTGCAAGAAATGCGGGAAAAAATATCCCATAAAAGACGGGATCCCCGTTATGCTAATTGACGAAGCGGAAAATTAA
- a CDS encoding DUF1844 domain-containing protein — protein MDEKDKKIDESWKAQVEKEKTELKNTNDDFTPITPDFSFFITTLSLQASISLGIVPNPATNKTEKSLNQAKFIIDTLDMLKEKTNNNLTKEESTLIENMLYELKMQYIATSKGETK, from the coding sequence ATGGACGAAAAAGACAAGAAGATTGACGAAAGCTGGAAAGCGCAAGTCGAGAAAGAAAAAACTGAATTAAAAAACACCAATGATGATTTTACCCCGATTACTCCGGATTTTAGCTTCTTTATAACTACACTTTCTCTACAAGCATCAATTTCACTTGGAATTGTCCCGAATCCCGCTACCAACAAAACTGAAAAAAGCCTTAATCAAGCCAAGTTTATAATTGACACCCTTGATATGCTTAAAGAAAAAACTAATAATAATTTAACAAAAGAAGAAAGCACTTTGATTGAAAATATGCTTTACGAATTAAAAATGCAGTACATTGCAACATCAAAAGGAGAAACAAAATGA
- the amrB gene encoding AmmeMemoRadiSam system protein B: MGLYDIRKASFAGQFYPSSAQHLKNQIESFIDKNTQKKDCLACLLPHAGYVYSGKVAAETVSRINLKETIILLGPNHTGYGAPYSIMTEGIWQTPLGDVKIDSVLANQILKNSEFLKEDSSAHINEHSLEVELPFFQYFKKDIKIVPITIMSEDTNTLKEIGEELTETIEQNGREDSVLIVASSDMTHYEPEPQAKSKDNEAIKAILELNENKLIEKKEKLNISMCGFAPAIAMIRAAKLLGAVSSELIRYQTSGETTGDRNSVVGYAGIIIY; the protein is encoded by the coding sequence ATGGGATTATATGATATTAGAAAAGCGTCTTTCGCAGGGCAATTTTATCCCTCATCCGCACAGCATCTAAAAAATCAGATTGAATCTTTTATTGATAAAAATACACAGAAGAAAGATTGCTTAGCCTGTTTACTTCCTCATGCCGGCTATGTTTACTCAGGGAAGGTGGCTGCAGAAACGGTTTCCCGGATAAACTTAAAAGAAACAATTATTCTCCTTGGGCCAAATCATACCGGATATGGGGCGCCATACAGCATCATGACAGAAGGCATCTGGCAAACTCCGCTGGGAGACGTAAAAATTGACTCAGTTTTAGCCAATCAAATATTGAAGAATTCGGAATTTCTTAAAGAAGATTCATCCGCGCATATAAATGAGCATTCACTGGAAGTAGAATTGCCTTTTTTCCAATATTTCAAAAAAGATATTAAAATCGTGCCGATTACTATTATGTCCGAAGATACAAACACCCTAAAAGAAATCGGGGAGGAATTAACAGAAACCATTGAACAAAACGGCAGGGAAGATTCAGTGTTAATAGTAGCCAGCTCTGATATGACCCATTACGAGCCTGAGCCCCAAGCAAAATCAAAAGACAACGAAGCAATAAAAGCAATCCTTGAATTAAACGAAAATAAATTAATTGAAAAGAAAGAAAAACTAAACATCTCCATGTGTGGATTTGCGCCTGCAATAGCAATGATTAGAGCGGCTAAGCTTTTAGGGGCAGTATCAAGCGAATTAATCAGATACCAGACATCCGGAGAAACTACGGGAGATAGAAATAGTGTTGTCGGATATGCCGGCATCATAATCTATTAA
- a CDS encoding sugar phosphate isomerase/epimerase, giving the protein MGLSLSTSWNAFRYKNANKLLFEIKKLGFKEVELSFNLTASMVRQAKNEVDSNKIKISSIHNYCPIPKEFSRLSALPDCFSMASTDDKQRELAVKYSKRSIDTAKSLKAKAVVLHCGRVEIPDRTRKLISLYNLGQRKSKAFNELKKEVIKERSAQSKPFLYNALKSLEELNVHAKKSGILLGVETRFYYREMPSFNEIGIILKEFKNSNIFYWHDTGHAQLMENLGFWRHKDYLDAYGKELLGIHIHDISGCQDHLAPLKGDLNFLRFKPFLKKETIKVIEAHHPATADDLIKAKAFLEGAFHGII; this is encoded by the coding sequence ATGGGTTTATCACTTTCTACATCTTGGAATGCTTTTCGTTATAAAAACGCAAATAAACTGCTCTTTGAAATAAAAAAGCTGGGCTTTAAGGAAGTTGAGCTTAGTTTTAATCTCACTGCTTCAATGGTCAGGCAGGCTAAAAATGAAGTGGATTCAAATAAGATTAAAATTAGCAGCATTCACAACTACTGCCCGATTCCAAAGGAATTTTCCCGTTTAAGTGCGCTACCTGATTGTTTCTCAATGGCTTCTACCGACGATAAACAGAGGGAGCTCGCGGTTAAATATTCAAAACGTTCTATTGATACCGCGAAATCGCTTAAAGCTAAAGCAGTAGTCCTTCACTGCGGAAGAGTGGAAATCCCAGATAGGACCAGAAAACTTATAAGCCTGTACAATTTGGGCCAAAGAAAATCCAAGGCATTTAATGAATTAAAAAAAGAAGTTATTAAAGAAAGATCCGCCCAGTCAAAACCCTTCCTTTATAACGCCCTTAAGAGTTTAGAAGAACTAAATGTGCATGCTAAGAAATCAGGAATACTTTTAGGAGTAGAAACACGCTTTTATTATAGAGAGATGCCTTCTTTTAATGAAATCGGAATAATACTTAAAGAGTTTAAAAATTCTAATATTTTTTATTGGCATGATACAGGGCATGCCCAATTAATGGAAAATTTAGGGTTTTGGCGTCATAAAGATTATCTTGATGCTTACGGTAAGGAATTGCTTGGCATCCATATTCATGATATTTCAGGATGCCAGGATCATCTTGCCCCTCTAAAGGGCGATTTAAATTTTTTAAGATTTAAGCCTTTTCTAAAAAAAGAAACCATAAAAGTTATAGAAGCGCACCATCCTGCTACTGCTGATGATTTAATAAAAGCTAAAGCATTTCTTGAAGGAGCGTTTCATGGGATTATATGA
- the rpsU gene encoding 30S ribosomal protein S21: protein MSEVEVKKDESFEAALRRFKKKIEQEGILKEVRDRKHYEKPSERKRKKAKSRR, encoded by the coding sequence TTGTCAGAAGTTGAAGTCAAAAAAGACGAATCGTTTGAAGCAGCATTGCGCCGTTTCAAGAAGAAAATTGAGCAGGAAGGAATTCTAAAAGAAGTAAGAGACCGCAAGCATTACGAGAAACCCAGCGAACGCAAGAGAAAGAAGGCTAAAAGCAGGCGTTAA
- a CDS encoding energy transducer TonB — MFKEKPLLFMLVISLALHGVFLMQNASLSFIPTIKKEKLVAVQYVKSRNEPIKTKTGANIKSRKIEPLIKLPDKIYSDIKVPSPVAEKNNIYKSSKFSLSQQPPALPKPTFIKPDSISIKKKIVFSLKDAEKNNNSPSYTTHSEIVREKIKRSLYQTNNRLESGQLEVSFILTRDGTLKDIRLKEENSSASQYLREISINAIKNAAPYPSFPKNLDYPILTFNVIISFEVE, encoded by the coding sequence ATGTTTAAAGAAAAACCCCTTTTGTTTATGCTTGTAATATCTTTGGCTCTGCATGGAGTATTCCTTATGCAGAATGCTTCCTTAAGCTTTATCCCAACTATAAAAAAAGAGAAATTAGTAGCGGTCCAATATGTAAAATCCCGCAACGAACCTATAAAAACTAAAACAGGGGCAAACATAAAGTCCCGTAAAATTGAGCCATTGATTAAATTGCCGGATAAAATTTACAGCGATATAAAAGTTCCTTCACCGGTAGCTGAAAAAAACAACATTTACAAAAGCAGTAAATTCTCTCTCTCCCAACAGCCGCCAGCCTTACCAAAACCTACCTTTATCAAACCGGATTCCATCTCCATAAAAAAGAAGATAGTCTTTTCCCTTAAAGATGCCGAAAAAAATAATAACAGCCCATCCTATACTACGCATTCCGAGATTGTCCGTGAAAAAATAAAACGCTCGCTCTATCAAACAAATAACCGCCTGGAATCAGGCCAATTAGAAGTATCCTTTATTCTTACCAGAGACGGAACCTTAAAAGACATCCGCCTCAAAGAAGAAAATTCTTCCGCAAGCCAATATCTCCGTGAAATATCAATAAACGCGATAAAAAACGCAGCCCCTTACCCATCATTCCCCAAAAACCTTGATTATCCAATCTTAACTTTTAACGTAATTATTTCTTTTGAAGTAGAATAA